In Poecile atricapillus isolate bPoeAtr1 chromosome 9, bPoeAtr1.hap1, whole genome shotgun sequence, the following are encoded in one genomic region:
- the SELENOK gene encoding selenoprotein K isoform X1: MRAAGAQAQGRGGPGRRAAMVYISNGQVLDNQSRAPWSLSSITDFFWSIADFVVLFFQSIIQPDLRRRGYTSSSYSGYHDGRGPPAHPRRRMGRINHWGGGPSPPPMAGGGUGR, encoded by the exons ATGCGCGCGGCGGGCGCGCAGGCGCaggggcggggcgggccgggccggcgggcaGCCATGGTGTACATCTCCAACG GACAAGTTTTGGATAACCAGAGTCGGGCTCCCTGGAGTTTGTCATCTATAACAGATTTCTTCTGGTCAATAGCAGATTTTGTGGTTCTGTT tttccaGAGCATTATTCAACCAGATTTGAGAAGAAGAGGCTACACGTCTTCCTCCTATTCAGGATACCATGATGGAagagg GCCTCCAGCACATCCTCGCCGTCGGATGGGCCGAATAAATCACTGGGGTGGAGGCCCAAGTCCACCACCAATGGCTGGAGGTGGATGAGGAAG GTAA
- the SELENOK gene encoding selenoprotein K isoform X2, with amino-acid sequence MRAAGAQAQGRGGPGRRAAMVYISNGQVLDNQSRAPWSLSSITDFFWSIADFVVLFFQSIIQPDLRRRGYTSSSYSGYHDGRGPPAHPRRRMGRINHWGGGPSPPPMAGGGUGR; translated from the exons ATGCGCGCGGCGGGCGCGCAGGCGCaggggcggggcgggccgggccggcgggcaGCCATGGTGTACATCTCCAACG GACAAGTTTTGGATAACCAGAGTCGGGCTCCCTGGAGTTTGTCATCTATAACAGATTTCTTCTGGTCAATAGCAGATTTTGTGGTTCTGTT tttccaGAGCATTATTCAACCAGATTTGAGAAGAAGAGGCTACACGTCTTCCTCCTATTCAGGATACCATGATGGAagagg GCCTCCAGCACATCCTCGCCGTCGGATGGGCCGAATAAATCACTGGGGTGGAGGCCCAAGTCCACCACCAATGGCTGGAGGTGGATGAGGAAGGTAA